Part of the Natrinema salinisoli genome is shown below.
CGGCCGGTGTCCTCCTTGGCGACGACGCGGACGAATCCCTCCGTCTCTGTGAGCGTCAGCGCTCGACCGCTGGCGTTGAACGGGAATTCTCCAACGACGGGGGAGTGGCCGGCGTCGCGTGCTTCGGATTCCGTTAGCCCGACGGTCGCGATCTCGGGGTCGGCGAATATCGCCGTCGGAATCGCTGCTTGATCGAGTGCAGCGTCACCTCCGGATGCGACTTCCGCAGCGACGAGGCCCTCCGCTACTGCTTTGTGCGCGAGCATCGGTTCACCGGCGACGTCACCGACTGCGAAGACGTGATCGCAAGCCGTCCGCATTCGATCGTCAGTCTCGAGAAATCCTCCGTCGGTCGGTTCCACACCGACCGCCTCGAGATCGAGCGTGTCGGAAACGGGTTCACGACCGACCGCAACGAGTATCCGTTCCGCGGCCGTCTCGTGACTGTCCCCGTTCGTGTCTTCCGTATGGAGAGTTACGCTCCCATCGTCTTCTCGAGTCCACTCGACCGCGACCTGACCGAACTGGAAGTCAACGCCGACGGATTCGGCTCGCTGCTTGACTGGCTGAGTGAGATCCGATTCGTACCCCGGCAACACGTCGTCTTCCATTTCGATGACGGTTACATCGGTCCCGAGCTTCGCAAACACTGTCGAGAGTTCCATGCCGATGTATCCTCCCCCGACGACGGCAAGCGATCGTGGTGCGGCTTCGAAAGCGAGTGCTTGCCGGGAGTTCAGAATCGGGTCGTCGTCGAAGGAAAATCCCGGTACTGTCATCGGGCGGCTACCGGTTGCAATGACCGCATTTTCGAATTCGAGTTCCTCTCTGGTCCCATCTGCTGCAGCGATTTCGACGGTTTGACTCGTTGTGAAACGCGCAGTGCCTTCTCTCACGGTGACGCCGTTTGCCTTGCAGAGTTTTTCGATTCCACCCGTGAGCTGGTCGACGACATCATCCTTCCAGCCAACCATTTCTCCGACATCGACGAACGGCTCTGCGTAGATACCCATTTGGGATGCCGACTCGAGTTTCGTGACGAGATTTGATGCGGTCAACAGCGCCTTTGAGGGGATACAACCGTGGTTGAGACAGGTGCCGCCAATGCCGTCTCGGTCAACGAGTGTTACGTCACAGTCACGCTGTGCTGCACGAATCGCAGCCGTGTAGCCACCCGGTCCACCGCCTATTACGAGAACGTCAGTCGCTGCCATGTAGAGGAAATCGGTTAGGTCGTTTATAATGGTTTGGTGACCGATTCGATGTTGGAGGGGTCACAATGAAGGTTGATTTGATATTTACAAGAGGAACAGGCCGACTGCTCGGGGTCATTCGGAAAATCAAGGAACGTCCGTGATGACGAGACGCGAAATGTCTCGAACGACTTGGCCCGGGGCGATTCACGTTCCACATAGCTGTATCCCGATATTGCAAACTGTGTGAATATGTCTTGTGACGGATTTTGAAACGCTATATTATAGCAGTGAATATAACACCCTAAGTTCGTTATTATCTATCGCCGCCCCCGGTATCAGTGCAGAGTCAGACAGTCCCACTGTGGTACTACTGACCGTTCATATGACACATACTGGTCGACGAGCTGCTGATAAAGGCACAGCGAGGAACGAAACGCACACTGAGAATCGGTCCAATGGCTAATTGAGTCTCAAAGACTCTAGTGGCGCTCCGCCCCTGCTGTGTAAGTCATTATCACACTATGGTATATAAATATTGTTGTCAGATTCCGCGGAGACATAATAGTATGAAAACTAGGACTTCTTCTTTCTTATTCTTTTGGTTATATATTCACTAGTGCCCAGACTGCGTTCCGTTGCTTTCTGAAATCATAATCAAGGGATGATAATTATATCTTAACAATAGAGTAATATTGACAAATATTTCAGAACATGGCTCCATGTTACCCGTGCAGATC
Proteins encoded:
- the lpdA gene encoding dihydrolipoyl dehydrogenase codes for the protein MAATDVLVIGGGPGGYTAAIRAAQRDCDVTLVDRDGIGGTCLNHGCIPSKALLTASNLVTKLESASQMGIYAEPFVDVGEMVGWKDDVVDQLTGGIEKLCKANGVTVREGTARFTTSQTVEIAAADGTREELEFENAVIATGSRPMTVPGFSFDDDPILNSRQALAFEAAPRSLAVVGGGYIGMELSTVFAKLGTDVTVIEMEDDVLPGYESDLTQPVKQRAESVGVDFQFGQVAVEWTREDDGSVTLHTEDTNGDSHETAAERILVAVGREPVSDTLDLEAVGVEPTDGGFLETDDRMRTACDHVFAVGDVAGEPMLAHKAVAEGLVAAEVASGGDAALDQAAIPTAIFADPEIATVGLTESEARDAGHSPVVGEFPFNASGRALTLTETEGFVRVVAKEDTGRLLGAQIVGPEASELIGELGLAVETGLTLEDVAGSIHMHPTLSEAVMEACENALGQAIHTLNR